ATCGGCTGGGCGCGGCTCACCTCCCGAGGATGGCCACTGCACGCGCACTCCTCCGGGGCGGACATCCATGATCAGGCCGCGAAGGTACCGGCCAGAGCCGTCCTTGGTGGTCGATATCCAGTGGCGGCCGATCCAGGCGTTCGGCGGCTGCTCGGCGTAGCGGTCCTGGGTGAAGTTCTGCATGTTGATCTCCTGCGGTGGCTGGGCTTTGGACTCCGGGGCCGTGCTGACTGGGCGCCCGGCGCCGTCAGGGAGGTCGGGGTGACCGAGAAGCTTCACCCAGATCCGTTGGACAGCCAGCGGATAGATGGGCCGGTCCGTCCTGAGTCATCGCGCATCTCCGTTCCAGCCACGGCTGTCACGCGTAATACCGGTCGTCGCCCACAACCGCACATCCGCTGGCCGATACCGCCGGACTTCGTCCTCGATGTACTTGGGGCCGATGCCGGCCGTGCCCAGATCCCGGAGCTCCGCGGCTGTGAAGCCGAGGTAGGAGGCGGCATCCTCCACGGACCACCAGGGACGGCGAACCAGGTTGCTCGATCGCTTCATCGCGCGCTCCCCGCGTCGGAGGAACGGGTTTCCAGCCACTGCCGCACGTCGAGCGGGTCGTACCGCCGATGCCTGCCCACCTTGTAGGAGCGCGGGCCGGTGCCCTTCCAGTTCATCTGGTAGATCGACTGCTCCGGCACGCCCAGGAACTCCGCGAGTTCCTTCAAGGTCCACAACCTGTCCGTACTCATGAGTACACATCTCATCTCGTTCGTCACTTCGGCGACTGGAGTCGCCGTTTGAACAACCGAGATCAGCATCATGTGCCACCCCCCGAGTTGTCAATATGACTTCGTTATTCGCCGAATCGGCGAGCCTGGCCATGGCCAGAGTGTCACGCTGGCGGCAAACGCCGCGACGGGCCGCCAGTCGCCGAATCGGCGCGACCACCCCCCGCATGAAGTCGCCGATTGCGCGATTGCGAGATGATGAGTAGAGTCGCCGATACGACGAGCAAGGAGGCCAGATGTCGAGCGGCTCAGCTCCACCGACCTTGTCGGTGAGCGATGCGGCAGCACTCCGACTTCGGGATGCCCGGACAAGGCGCGGGTGGACCACGAAGCAGCTGGCAGCCGCATGCGCCAAAGCTGGCGCCGCAAAGCTCACGTTCGCCGTACTGAACAACATCGAGACCGGGCGCCGGGACGCGAATGGTGTTCGGAAACGCGAGTTGACCCTTGACGAAGTCGTGGCCCTGGCGGTGGTTCTGGACATCTCGCCCATCCACCTGATGGGCCTGCCCGACGACGTCGAGCCGGGGACAGCTCTACTGCTGACCTCCGAGAGGACGGTCAGCGACCGCGAGTTGCTACTGGACTGGATTCGCGGGCAACGAGTGTTGCCTGAGACCGACTCCCGCCAGTTCTACTCAGCGGCCGTTCAGCAGATGCCATCCCCGGATGACAAGCAGTCAATCGCCGAGCTCACGCGGTCCGTACTTCAGGACCGGGCAGCGGAGTTGACGACCTCGTTCAACCAGGAGATGGCGGCGACCTTGGAGAAGATCACTGCTGCCGTCGAGGCCGGCGCGAGCCCGGAGGATCTCGCGGCGCTGGTACGGCTACGCGGGGAAGCCGACACGTAATCGGCCGCAGCACAAAGCATGCGCACGGCATCGCCGCGGCGCCATTTCAGAGAACCCGTTTGCGGAATCACACGATCCCGCACACGTACGGGCAGAGAAGAGGATAAGTCATGACATGTACGCACCAGAGATTGGCACGACACTATGCCTACCGCAGGTATCGAGGACCGCGCTAAGCACGCGGACTACCAGAAGGCCGTCGAACGCGCCCGCGCAGCCGGCCGCACCCCGCCGGGCCGCTTCCGCGTCCGCTGGCGCGACGAGACCGGTTCCCTCCGCACCTTGACCGTGGCGACGCGCCACCTTGCGATGGCCGCGCGAGACGATCTCACTCACGGCTGGGCACCGATGACACTGGAGCGCCTAGTCGATATGTGGGCCGCAGTGCCGCTGGCGACAAGGCACCCCGGGCCGCCGCGGCTGCCCAACCGCAAGCCGCTCGACCGGCACGTGCTGCCACGCCACGGAGGCAAGCTCGCCGTCACCATCACCCGAGCGGACGTTGAACGTCTGGTGCTGGCGCTTCGCGCCGATCACAACCTGAGCCCCTCCACGATCAACAGCGTCGTCGGGACGCTCAAGCGCGCCTTGGAATTCGGCGTCCGATACGGACACCTGCCCAGCAACCCCGCGCTGGGCGTCCGACCGATCCGACAGCTGGCCTGACACGGACCGCTGGCCCGTCCAACCGCCCGAGGCGATCGTCGCTCTGGCGTAGCTGGCGAACCCCGCAAGACCATACAACCCGAAACGCGGCAGAAGCCGCTCATCCAAACGGGCAGAAAGAAGGAATGAACATGACCATGAACATTGCGAGCGAGACCCAGGTGATATATGTCCCGTGTATGGATAGAAGACCGCGTTAACCAGTCCGAGTACAAGGTTTCAGCCGCGAAGGCCAAGTCAACTGGCCGCAAGCCGCCGGGCCGCTTTCGTGTCCGGTGGTACGACCCGGACGGGAAAGCCAGGGCCCTCACCTTCCTCCGGAAGGTGGACGCTGAGGCTAAGCGGACAAATATTGAAAGCTCCTTGGGCCTGGGGACGTACCGAGACCCGGGTTCCGGACGGACCAAGATGGCGGAGATTGCCGAAGCGTGGCTGGCTTCCAAAGTAGATCTCCGGCGTTCGACGCGCAGCCGCTACCGCGGCGTCCTGGATTTCCACGTCATCCCCCGTTGGGGCACCACCGCCGTTGCCCGCGTCCAACATGAAGATATCGTGACCTGGCTGGCCAACCTCATGGCGGATTCCGTCGCGTCAGGCAAGCCATTGAGTGCCACCACCATCAGGAAGATCTATGTCGTCCTGAAGGGAGTGCTCGGGTACGCGGTCCGCACCAAGAAGATCGCCAGCAACCCCGCCATCGGTGTTCCACTGCCCCGTTACACCCCCGCCGAGCACGTCTATCTAAGCGACGTACAGGTGGAGGCCCTCGCAGAGGCGTGTGGAGAATATCGGGCACTCATTCTTTTCCTGGCCTACACGGGTGTTCGCTGGGGAGAAGCCACGGCGGTGCAAATCAGGCACGTGGACTTGAAAACCCGCCGGGTTCGGATTGCCCAAGCCTGGGGCTACGAAAGAGGAAAACTCTACCTCGAAGACAGTCCCAAGAACCATGAGCGCAGGTCGGTCCCCATCCCAGCATTCCTGGTGAAGGAACTGGCACTCGTCATCGCCGACCGTGGCCCCAACGAGTACCTCTTCACTGCCCCGAAGGGGGGCACCTTGATGATCCGGAATTTCATGCGGCGGCATTTCAAGGCAGCCACCGTGGCGGCAGGACTAGGCGATCTCGGAGTCACGCTCCACAAGCTCCGGCATACAGCTGCATCGCTGGCGATTGCCAGTGGCGCGGATGTGAAGGTCGTCCAGACCATGCTCGGCCACAAGACCGCGACGCTCACCCTGGACACGTACGGTCACCTCTGGCCTGACCGGCTGGACGAGGTCTCCGACCGTCTCGACGCTCAGCGAACCAAGTCGCTGGAGAAGGCGCGAAAGAAGGCCGAGAAGGCCGCGAGGCGTGCGCAGCAGCTGGCGGAGGAACTTGCAGCCCTGGAAGCCGGGGAACAGCCCGCCGCGGCCTGATGTGTACTGAATGTGTACGGGAAGCAGGTTGGGGGCCGGTCCATGATCGGACCGGCCCCCAACTTCCTCGCCAGGAAGGCGAGTTGTAGAGCCCCCTGTCGGGTTCGAACCGACGACCCCCGCTTTACAAGAGCGGTGCTCTGGCCAACTGAGCTAAGGAGGCGCGGTACCCGTCCGCAGCGTGCCACGGCGGGACCAGAGTGCAGTGTAGCGAACAGGAAGGGGCGTACGTCAGGTTCATCGGGGCGGGTGCAGTGAATGTGCCCGGCGTCACTTGCGGTAGTTTTGTCCGATTTCATCCGTACATAAGATCGACAGATGAACAGATTCGGTCGCGCAGGGGTACTGACAAGACCGCTTCGTACCGGTACCGTCACCAGCAGTCTGCCCGACCGGTGGACTAGACCTCTCCGATCTCCGCGCCGCTCCGGCGGGTTGGCACGGCGCTTCGGACAGGACGACATCCGCCTTTACTCGGATCGTCCGGCACGTTCCTGCCGGTGAAGGAGAGCACAGACATGCCTACGGTGACTTTCGACCAGGCCACCCGGATCTACCCCGGCGGCACGAAGCCCGCCGTCGACGCCCTGAACCTGGACATAGCCGACGGCGAGTTCCTCGTCCTCGTCGGCCCCTCCGGCTGCGGCAAGTCGACCAGCCTGCGGATGCTCGCGGGCCTGGAGGACGTGAACGGCGGCGCCATCCGCATCGGCGACCGCGACGTCACCCACCTCCCCCCCAAGGACCGGAACATCGCCATGGTGTTCCAGAACTACGCGCTGTACCCGCACATGACCGTCGCCGACAACATGGGCTTCGCCCTGAAGATCGCCGGCGTCAACAAGGCGGAGATCCGCAAGAAGGTCGAGGAGGCGGGCAAGATCCTCGACCTCACCGAGTACCTCGACCGCAAGCCGAAGGCGCTCTCCGGCGGTCAGCGCCAGCGTGTCGCCATGGGCCGCGCGATCGTCCGCGAGCCGCAGGTCTTCCTCATGGACGAGCCGCTGTCCAACCTGGACGCCAAGCTCCGCGTGCAGACCCGCACCCAGATCGCCTCGCTGCAGCGCCGCCTCGGCATCACCACCGTCTACGTCACCCACGACCAGGTCGAGGCCATGACCATGGGCGACCGGGTCGCGGTCCTCAAGGACGGCCTGCTCCAGCAGGTGGACACCCCCCGCAACATGTACGACCGCCCCGCGAACCTCTTCGTGGCCGGCTTCATCGGCTCCCCCGCGATGAACCTGATCGAGGTCCCGCTGGTCGACGGCGGCTGCCAGTTCGGCACCTCGCTGATCGAGATCTCCCGCGAGGCCGTGGCCCAGGCCGCCGACGCGGGCGACACCACGGTCACCATCGGCGTCCGCCCCGAGCACCTGGACCTGGTCTCCGAGGGCGACGCGCTCGGCAAGGGCGGCGCCGGTCTGGCCGTCACCGTCAACGTCGTCGAGGAGCTGGGCGCGGACGGCTACGTCTACGGCAGCGCCCGCGTCGGCGACGCCGAGAAGGACCTGGTGGTCCGGGTCAACGGCCGCTCCGTCCCGCTCAAGGGCGACGTCCTGAACGTCGTCCCGCGCGCCGGCGAGGTCCACGTCTTCTCGACGTCGACCGGTCTGCGCCTCAGCAACTGACGCCTGCGCGTTCAGCGTCGCCCAGCAGTGATGCCGGCGCCCCGGCGGGGAGTCCCCGCCGGGGCACCGGCATGTCGGGCAACGGTCGCACGCCGAAAAACACCTGTCGGGCCGTCACTCGTCCGAGTGACTAAATGTCGCCATGTCATTACTCATCGCTAGCATCAGCCTCGTGAAGCAGCTAGCGCGCCGTCTCGGCAGAACCCTCGCCTTCCTCCTGCCCGTCGTCCTCGTGACGACCGGCACCCTCGCGGTGACCCGCGTGTCCTGGACCCCTGTGGCCGGTGGCACCAGCGGAAACGGGGGTGAGCAGCAGGTCCTCGCCGCCAACGCGACGTCCCCGCAGAGTGCGGACAACGCTGCCGCCGCCCCGCAGGACGTCCTTCGCGACCGGCTGGTCCAGCAGTTGGACCGGTCGAACCCCGGCACGGCCCTGGACTCGCTCCAGCAGGCCATGCAGCAGCAGCCCTCGCTCACCCGCTACTGCACCGCCATCGCCCGCGACCTCGGACAGGCCGCAGTGCGCAAGTACCACGGTGACGTCCAGCGTGCGCAGTCCTTCGCGCGCCCCGTGTGCGACGGGTCCTTCGCCGCCGGGACGATGGCGGACGCGGGCTGACCGCAGCAGCGATGCGGCAGCGCCGCAGCAGTACGTCAGCAGGGCGTCCACGTCGGACGCGACCCGAACGGCAACCGGGCCGGAGCGGAGTCCCCACGGGCTCCGCTCCGGCCCGCTGACATACGCCGACGACCCACCTCCGCCCGCCGACCGGCCCCGGGCGCCACCCGGGCGCCAGCTGCGCTTCCCACGGGGACGGCGCCGACACGGCGCGGGCGCGACGCGAGCGCCGGGCGGGCACAGCGCGCGCTCGGCGCGGGCATCCGCCGGGGCGGCGGCCCGGCGGATGCCCGCGCCGGTCGTCTTCTGCCCGTAGGGTGCTCCCATGACCGCTGACCTCATCCCCTCCACCGAGGGTTCTCCGCTGGCCTCGCCGCCCGTCACTCAGGCAGTGATCCTGGCCGGCGGTCAGGGCTCCCGCCTCCGCCCCTACACCGACACCCGCCCCAAGCCGATGATCGAGATCCCCGGCACGGGCGTCCCCATCATCGGCCACCAGCTCCAGTGGCTGGCCGAGGAGGGCGTCACCGATGTCGTCATCTCCTGCGGTCACCTGGCCGAGGTGCTGCAGACCTGGTTGAAGGAGACGGAGCTCCCGCTCAACGTCACCACCGTGGTCGAGTCCGAACCCCTCGGCCGCGGCGGCGGCCTGAAGTTCGCGGCCGCCTCGCTCCCCCGCCCGGACCAGCCCTGGTACGCCACCAACGGCGACATCTGGACCCGGTTCCGGCTCCGCGACATGGCGGACTTCCACTCGGAACGCGACGCCCACGCCACCCTCGCGCTGGCCCGCCCCCGGCTGCCCTGGGGCACCGTCGACACCGACCAGTTCGGCAACATCCTCGACTTCATCGAGGCCCCGCCGTCGCCGTACCTGATCAACGCCGGCGTCTACGTCTTCTCCTCCGCCTTCGCGCGCATGCTGCCCGATCGCGGTGACCACGAGCGGAGCACCTTCCCCCGGCTCGCGCGCGAGCGCCGGCTCTCCGGCTGGGAGCTCCCCCAGGGCGTCTACTGGCGCGCCATCGACACCGCCAAGGACCTCACCGAGGCCGCCAAGGAGCTCGCCGCCACCCGCGCCACCATCGACTGACGGCCCGTCGACGGCACCACCGGCACCGGAACGACAACGGCCCCGTACGGACAGACCTGCTGTCCGTACGGGGCCGTGCACGCTGTCCCGGAGCCCCTGCTGACGGTGCCCGGCCCGACTCGGGAGTCAGGCCGACCCAGTAGTCAGGCGACCCAGTAGTCAGGCCGCCTCGGCGCTCAGGCCGACGCTCAGCCCAGGAGGCCGCCGAGTACGCCGTTGCTGCCCGTCGGTGCGGAGCTCGGCGAACCACTGTGGTGGTGCGTCGGCGCGGAGGAGCCGCTGCCGCCCGAGCCGGAGCCCGTGCCGCTCCTGGTGCCGGTCGAACCCGTTCCGGTGCCCGAACTCCGGCTGCCGGCACCGGAACCGCTGGTCCCGCCCCCGGTGGCGCCGGCGCTGTGGTGCTTCGCCGCGGCATGGTGCGAGGCGTTCGGCGAGGCGTCCGGCGAGGGCGTCGCCTTCTTGACCGCAGTCGCACTGCCGTGCGCGGACGGCTTGCTGGTCGGCCACATCGGGTTCGGGTAGTTGGTCGGCAGCGCGGTCGCGCCCGGGAGGACGGTGGTGGTGCTGACCGTCTGGCTGCTCCGGACGGTCGCGCCCAGCATCGAACCCAGCAGCAGGGTGCTGCCGGTGACCAGGGTCGCCACCACGAAGCCCCGGCGCAGCACCCGCCGCCGCAGCGCCCAGATCGGCGCGCGCTCCCCGCCGAGCCGCCGCCACGCCTCGATGGCGAGTCGGCCGTCCAGCGAGAACAGCGGTGCCCCGGCCAGCAACAGCGGGCTCCAGGCCGCCAGATAGATGATCTCCGGCGCGTTGTAGACCGGAGCGGCCCGCCAACTGACCGTCACCAGCAGCACGACCGCCAGCACCATGCCCACGGCGGCGGCGAACCGCTGCCAGAGGCCGAAGACGCAGAGCACGCCGACGACGATCTCGACGAAGGCCACCCCGAGCCCGGAGCCCACCGGGTGGGTGAGCGCCATGTCCAGCAGCGGACGGGCGAGCGGCCAGGGGTGCAGCGACTGCAGCCAGTGCATCATCGAGCCACGGGCACCGCCGTCGAAGTAGACCGGGTCGCAGAGCTTGTTGAAGCCGGCGTAGATCGAGATGCCGCCGAGGAACAGCCGCAGCGGCAGCAGCACCAGGCCGAGGTCGACCCGCCGCCCCGGGTACCAGGCGTGCCGGACCGCCTCGCCCGGCTCACGCGGACCGCCGCTGCGGTACTCAGGCTCGAACTCGCGGTCGTCACCCGGCCCGTAGCGCGGACGGAAGCCCGGCTCACGGCCCTCGGCGCCGACCCCGCCGACAGCCCCGGCGCCGTACGCCGCACCGGCGTACTCACGGCCGTCCACCGCGGTCCGGTCGACGTGGTCGGCCTGGTCGGGAAAGCCGAACGGCCGCTGCATCACCTGCGTCGCGTCGGCCGGTTGCTGACGCGGCAGCACGGTGTGCCCGGTGCCGCCCTGCTGGACGGCGTCGAGCAGCGCGGGGGCCGCTCCGCCGGTCCAGGTGATCGGGGTGACCCGGGGCTTCCGGCGCGGCGGCGGGGCGTCGTCGGAGGCAAGTCCGCCGACGACCGGCGCGCCCGCCCCGACAAGTGCGGGAAAGGCTGGAATGATCAGGATCGGCTGGGTGTCCTCGCCCGCAGCCAGGGCAGTCAACGGTCCGGAGTCGATGAACGGGCTCACCGGAGCGCCCAGGCGCACTCGGAAGCTCGCCGTCGTGGTGTTGAGCCGGGCCGGATCGGTCGGCACCTTCACCGAGTACAGCCCCGGGTCTGCCTCTATCCCCTCGGCGGATGCCCCCTGAGGGCGGGTACGTGTTCTGGTGTCCACGCATCACTAACCGCCCGAGGGACCGTTTGGACACCCTCTCGCGCAAGACTTGACGGCGACACCCGCCGTCCTGGTGCCTGGCAATACCCGTGGTGCGCCTGGGAACGACGGGACAGGGTGGCTCGGCCGACCGCCGAGGCCGCCTCCGCTCCACCGTCGCCCCGCAGGCGCTCCAAGCTTGCTCCGCCGACGAACGAAGTCGGAACGGCAGAGCGGCCGCCCGGGTGACGGATCACCCGGACGGCCGCTCCCGCTCACGACCGACGGCTATCGCTTGTTGCGGAGCCGCGCGGCCTCGTAGAGGACGATGCCGGCGGCGACGCCCGCGTTCAGCGACTCGGCCACACCGGGCATCGGGATCCGGACGGTCAGGTCACAGGTCTCCGAGACCAGCCGGGACAGGCCCTTGCCCTCGGAACCGATGACGATCACCACCGGGCCGGTCAGCGCCTCCAGGTCGCTCAGCTCGGCGTCGCCGTCGGCCGCCAGGCCCACCACGAAGCAGCCGGCCTTCTGGTAGGCCTCCAGCGTCCGGGTCATGTTGGTCATCCGGGCCACCGGCACCCGGGCCGCCGCACCGGAGGAGGTCTTCCAGGCGCCGGCCGTCATCCCGGCGGCCCGCCGCTCGGGGATGACCACGC
The Streptacidiphilus albus JL83 genome window above contains:
- a CDS encoding helix-turn-helix transcriptional regulator — protein: MSTDRLWTLKELAEFLGVPEQSIYQMNWKGTGPRSYKVGRHRRYDPLDVRQWLETRSSDAGSAR
- a CDS encoding tyrosine-type recombinase/integrase; this translates as MAEIAEAWLASKVDLRRSTRSRYRGVLDFHVIPRWGTTAVARVQHEDIVTWLANLMADSVASGKPLSATTIRKIYVVLKGVLGYAVRTKKIASNPAIGVPLPRYTPAEHVYLSDVQVEALAEACGEYRALILFLAYTGVRWGEATAVQIRHVDLKTRRVRIAQAWGYERGKLYLEDSPKNHERRSVPIPAFLVKELALVIADRGPNEYLFTAPKGGTLMIRNFMRRHFKAATVAAGLGDLGVTLHKLRHTAASLAIASGADVKVVQTMLGHKTATLTLDTYGHLWPDRLDEVSDRLDAQRTKSLEKARKKAEKAARRAQQLAEELAALEAGEQPAAA
- a CDS encoding ABC transporter ATP-binding protein — translated: MPTVTFDQATRIYPGGTKPAVDALNLDIADGEFLVLVGPSGCGKSTSLRMLAGLEDVNGGAIRIGDRDVTHLPPKDRNIAMVFQNYALYPHMTVADNMGFALKIAGVNKAEIRKKVEEAGKILDLTEYLDRKPKALSGGQRQRVAMGRAIVREPQVFLMDEPLSNLDAKLRVQTRTQIASLQRRLGITTVYVTHDQVEAMTMGDRVAVLKDGLLQQVDTPRNMYDRPANLFVAGFIGSPAMNLIEVPLVDGGCQFGTSLIEISREAVAQAADAGDTTVTIGVRPEHLDLVSEGDALGKGGAGLAVTVNVVEELGADGYVYGSARVGDAEKDLVVRVNGRSVPLKGDVLNVVPRAGEVHVFSTSTGLRLSN
- a CDS encoding nucleotidyltransferase family protein is translated as MTADLIPSTEGSPLASPPVTQAVILAGGQGSRLRPYTDTRPKPMIEIPGTGVPIIGHQLQWLAEEGVTDVVISCGHLAEVLQTWLKETELPLNVTTVVESEPLGRGGGLKFAAASLPRPDQPWYATNGDIWTRFRLRDMADFHSERDAHATLALARPRLPWGTVDTDQFGNILDFIEAPPSPYLINAGVYVFSSAFARMLPDRGDHERSTFPRLARERRLSGWELPQGVYWRAIDTAKDLTEAAKELAATRATID
- a CDS encoding DoxX family membrane protein, which codes for MPTDPARLNTTTASFRVRLGAPVSPFIDSGPLTALAAGEDTQPILIIPAFPALVGAGAPVVGGLASDDAPPPRRKPRVTPITWTGGAAPALLDAVQQGGTGHTVLPRQQPADATQVMQRPFGFPDQADHVDRTAVDGREYAGAAYGAGAVGGVGAEGREPGFRPRYGPGDDREFEPEYRSGGPREPGEAVRHAWYPGRRVDLGLVLLPLRLFLGGISIYAGFNKLCDPVYFDGGARGSMMHWLQSLHPWPLARPLLDMALTHPVGSGLGVAFVEIVVGVLCVFGLWQRFAAAVGMVLAVVLLVTVSWRAAPVYNAPEIIYLAAWSPLLLAGAPLFSLDGRLAIEAWRRLGGERAPIWALRRRVLRRGFVVATLVTGSTLLLGSMLGATVRSSQTVSTTTVLPGATALPTNYPNPMWPTSKPSAHGSATAVKKATPSPDASPNASHHAAAKHHSAGATGGGTSGSGAGSRSSGTGTGSTGTRSGTGSGSGGSGSSAPTHHHSGSPSSAPTGSNGVLGGLLG